From Plasmodium cynomolgi strain B DNA, chromosome 9, whole genome shotgun sequence:
GGGGGAACTCCTAAACGGATGGATAGCATGAAAGATGCCTCCAATGAAGacaaacataataaaaatttcattcacacacatatgtatgatAACTACAAAAATACGGAGTCTTGTATATACTCCTCCAGTGATAAGGATGCTCTGAGTGTGAGAAATGGGGGCTACGACGCTGAGCACCTTGCCCATGATGGAGACAACGACGACTGGGAATCTCTTAGCCAGCTGACTGACAACGGCACGATGAAAGTGAACGTGGATATATTCCTGCACTACTATTTCAAGCGCAGGAAATACGACCTCTTCAACAACATCATAAATATCAACAGGAACCATCTCTGTAAGCGCGATGAGAAGCGGATCGACGCGCAGCGGTGTGAAGGGGGCAACGTGCAGCGAGTGTGCAAGTCCGTTCGGACAGACATGTGCGTCTACGTCCGCCCCGCTTCTTTTTCACGttccttcgttttttctccacccGTCACGTTCAAACttccaattcttttttctccacccGTCGCTTTCaaacttcccatttttttttcttcctttcccccccctccccctcagACTCCTACAAGGACATAAATCTGCTTCACTCAAACGACGACCAAAACATCAGCCACCTCAATTACGCAGAATATCTCAACAGTGAGAATAACTACTCCAGTTCGTATGACAATaacaagaagaagaggagttGAGGTGGGCGCGGTTGTCGAGCGGGGCTTTTGAAAGTGGTTGTCGAGCGCGGCTATCGAACGCAGTTGTCTGACTGTACGCTCTGGCTTGGTTGATCCCCCGTCAGAAGGTGAGgaccatttggggggattTCACCATCGAGGTTCCTTTCTTCCGCATAGGGACCcattgttgtttttttttttttttaaatgttacTTAATTGCAGGGTTATTTTGTTTCACGTTACGTCACGTTACGTCACGTTACTTcactttgcttttctttgtttttcttttctttggttttttttttttgtgcaactGCGACCCATTGGGTGCCCATATTCGTAGTCTCCCGTTGCGGGCGTTCTTCGCCGCGCGCTGCAGAATGGGCCCCCGCGGGAGGGGGGCATACCACCACGTCAACTCCCATTGGTACGTCTACTCCCATTGCCACGCTAACTATGCTGCCACTCATAGCGACGTGCGTGAATCGATAGCGCGGGCTGGTTATGGAATGATTATTCAAACGTGTTCATCAGTCAAGTGAGTTACATCACGAATGagacaaatttaaaaaaacgtccACAAGGTTCGCGGTGCACATGCGGGGACCTCCGTGACGTGGCCGTGGATGGTGTGGGGCACCCATAAGAAGTAGTCTAATTtatgcgccaaaaaaaaaaaaaaggagaagaaagaaaaaaggcaatgTTGAGGTGGCGACAACTCCTTCCTCGACATGGTATCAGGGTAGGTTACTAACACTGTCATGCTACGAAGGTAAGACGTTAGCCAGATGAGTTGATCCTTCCCAATGGGTGCCGAAAGGCAAAAGGCAAGCCGCTTCTTCCCACGTATGAAGGGGGGCTCCCCCCGGGGTGCCATCTGCGGCGAAAACCCCCCATAAGGTAGTGATCATCCCAGTATAGCGGTTTACCCAGCATAGCGATCTACCCAGTATAGCGGTTTACCCAGTATAGCGGCCATCCCAGCATAGCGGTCGACCCACATGGTGGCCCCCCCACCTACTAGTTGATCCACCTAGTAGTTGATCCACCTCTTCGGATGCTTCAACACCTGGAGCGTCTCATACTCGCGCGAAaacttcacaattttgtacttgtaaaaaaattcgcacttcagggggagggaagcaaaaacgTTGTCGATCTTTTCATGCTCATCTGATAAGTACTCAGAATTCTGGtcggaaaatatttcatccTTCAAAAAGGTGGAGGCATAACTTTCAATCTTCTCCGAtgcttttcttctcctgtAAGTTTTGTAAGTATTCAATTCGAGTCCAAACTTAGTCCCTCGGtcatatattaaattaaattctaCATACCTGCCCCGGCAGACCCTCTGCCAATTAACCATATTATCGTCATACTTACAATGAATTGTTTGTGCGAGAATGTAGAGGTAGGATTTACGAAAATTAATGATGCATTCTtggacaaataaaaaaatcattctGTAGCTGTTATCCATGATAGGGTTGCAGCTATGACATTTACATGAGTTCTCATTGgagggattttttttattcgtatTGGTGTTATTATAGGTAGCGTTTAAATTACTTCCGTTTCTGTTGCTAAGGTTGGTACTCATATTTTGCAATTCTCTggcttttccatttttccctttcccttttgacTTTGTCCTTATAGTGTTGTCCAATAAATTGTCGAAAAATATTCCTCCAATCCCTCTACTTATATTTCTATGCCTAATTCGAAAATACAAGTCacaccattttttgaaatatttgtaaaataagTGATTGTACTTATCACAGACTACCTTAAATGAGTGATGAAAATGGATGAATAATTCtgggaaaatataatttggaCTCAAATCACATCCTCCCCCAAACCAATGTTTCAAACTTCGGTAGTTATTATCTATATGACTCTTTGCAGTGCTCGTGCTGCTAACACCTGCATTCACATTGGTGAGATGCCCATTTTGGCATCCTTTATTGGTAGCGGCATATGCGTTTGCGCTAACGCTTCCTACAAGGCTGGCGTTGCTATATGCCGTGTTCGTACTATTCGCAGTTGGgatgcttttcttttttttacgccccGTTTTCATGAATACTTGGAAAAAGCGAAAGTTCATATGGATGGAAGGTGCATTAGGGTTTACGGGATGCGATATGATAGATAACCCAGAAGCATAGTACTTGTATTTCTCTCGAACTACCTTTAACCCTCCGTTGTTTATGATACGAGAAATAATAGGGTTAAGATCTTCCGAGTAGCAAATTTCCTTACTATTTATGTACTCTTTATTGTACTGATTGACGCACATTTGCTTGGCAGTCTCTCTGTCAATGGTTCCATACACACAGGAGTAATTCACTGCACATTTTTCAAAGACTCGTCCATTTTCGAGGATCCTTGTTATTCCTgagcctatttttttcttcttggaGTTTTTCCTGGTCCATGTTTCTTGGCGAAATTTTTCTGTATCTAGTGACTCGAATAAACCACATATGTTGTTCTGCTCGAGCTTGAGCATATTTTCCCAAGAGTTCCGGAATCTTTCATTGGGAGATGGCTGCATGGAGAATGGCAAAGGGGGATAACACGTTTATTTGTGAGACACTACACATATAGGTATCCTCGTGCGAGTTGCCCCTAACGCGTAAGTTACTTTTCTCAGGTGTTGGAATGTACATGGACTACCCCAGAGACATGTGCACGAGCGAACCGATTGGTCTTCAAAAGGGCAGACTTCATATACATAACGCGGAGATTGAGACGACACGTACGTCTGGTTTGGGTTCTCGTTCATCCTGTTGGGACCTACCTCATCTTTCATTGTATTATAAGTTGGTCAATCTTATAGAGGCGTTTACGCGGGGGAAGTGGAATGGCACCACGGCGTGGCAGTGTTGATGCAGGGTGGGTAAAGGAGACGAAATGAGGGAAGGTTGGGAAGACGTCGATTTAAACGCTCTACCTCTCCTCCTAGATGCATCCACCCTAGAACGAAAACCGCTATCGGAccgaagaaacaaaaaaaaggagtgctCAGTTACGGCCGGCGTgataagttaaaaaaaaaaaaaaacaatacaGTATAGTACAGTACAGTACAGCACAGCACAGTACAATACAACAAAATGATACAATAAACTAAAAACTATTCCATGtcgtagaaaaaaattgtaaaatgaGTTACGACCGGGTTAGCCACCATCCGGATGAACAAACTGCAAAAGTGAGTGAATAAAGCGACGCAGGGTGGAGGTGGTGGTGGAAGGTGTCCCTTTTAATGATAACAACTAAAAAAGAGGACCCTAAATTGGGCTGCAATGTTAAGAAGATTAATgggggtagaaaaaaaaagggaggagtgTTAGGATGATGGGCCCTTAACGGGAGAGGTGTGGAATTAAAACAAGCGCcgtcaaaaagaaaaaaaagaaatgaagaaaaagagtggtagaagaagaaatatgaaGTTAAAACTGTCAAAGTTGATTATGgcctacattttttttttttttttaaatgtaagtCCGTTGGCATTTTTGTGCCGTGCAGccggtgaaaaaaaattacttcccagcctttaccaaaaaaaaaaaaaaaaaaaaaagtgaacaactGGACGATGAAACGAACGGACGAAGAACCGCAGATTCGgttacaaataatattttcctgAAATGTGACCAAAATGCTAAGTGCATCGGAGAGTCAGAGTCAATTCTTTCTGGCGCTGCTTTAAATCGGTCGGTATCTACGTATTTTcccgggaaaaaaaaaaaaaaaaaaaaaagaacaaatacaTGCTTGCATAATGCATACCTGCTACATATACAGatattatttacaattttgctgGAATGAAGGAGGCCCTTAGATCATTCATACATGGTGGTAGCGGATGACGACGTGCGCTCTCTGCTGCtggcctttttaaaattcgcCAAACGGGTTGGTAATTTCC
This genomic window contains:
- a CDS encoding coproporphyrinogen III oxidase (putative), whose translation is MKDEVGPNRMNENPNQTYVSSQSPRYVYEVCPFEDQSPSPNERFRNSWENMLKLEQNNICGLFESLDTEKFRQETWTRKNSKKKKIGSGITRILENGRVFEKCAVNYSCVYGTIDRETAKQMCVNQYNKEYINSKEICYSEDLNPIISRIINNGGLKVVREKYKYYASGLSIISHPVNPNAPSIHMNFRFFQVFMKTGRKKKKSIPTANSTNTAYSNASLVGSVSANAYAATNKGCQNGHLTNVNAGVSSTSTAKSHIDNNYRSLKHWFGGGCDLSPNYIFPELFIHFHHSFKVVCDKYNHLFYKYFKKWCDLYFRIRHRNISRGIGGIFFDNLLDNTIRTKSKGKGKNGKARELQNMSTNLSNRNGSNLNATYNNTNTNKKNPSNENSCKCHSCNPIMDNSYRMIFLFVQECIINFRKSYLYILAQTIHCKYDDNMVNWQRVCRGRYVEFNLIYDRGTKFGLELNTYKTYRRRKASEKIESYASTFLKDEIFSDQNSEYLSDEHEKIDNVFASLPLKCEFFYKYKIVKFSREYETLQVLKHPKRWINY